Proteins co-encoded in one Coregonus clupeaformis isolate EN_2021a chromosome 17, ASM2061545v1, whole genome shotgun sequence genomic window:
- the LOC121586095 gene encoding protein tyrosine phosphatase type IVA 3, producing MNRPAPPVEVCYKNMRFLITHNPTNATLSTFIEDLKQYGATTVVRVCEVTYDKTPLEKDGITVMDWAFDDGAPPPTKIVDDWLNLLKSKFCEDPGCCVAVHCVAGLGRAPVLVALALIEGGMKYEEAVQFIRQKRRGAINSKQLTYLEKYRSRQRLRFKDPHKHKNKCCVM from the exons ATGAACCGGCCGGCCCCCCCCGTCGAGGTCTGCTACAAGAACATGAGGTTCCTCATcacacacaaccccactaacGCCACCCTCAGCACCTTCATCGAG GATCTGAAGCAGTATGGTGCAACAACAGTGGTCCGGGTGTGTGAGGTCACCTACGACAAGACACCACTGGAGAAGGATGGTATCACAGTCATG GACTGGGCCTTTGATGACGGTGCCCCTCCTCCCACTAAGATCGTAGATGATTGGCTGAACCTGCTGAAGAGCAAGTTCTGTGAGGACCCTGGCTGCTGTGTGGCAGTACACTGTGTAGCCGGGCTGGGACG GGCTCCTGTGCTGGTGGCTCTGGCTCTGATCGAGGGTGGGATGAAGTATGAGGAGGCAGTTCAGTTCATCAGGCA gAAGCGCAGGGGAGCGATCAACAGCAAGCAGCTGACCTACCTGGAGAAATACCGCTCCAGACAGAGACTACGCTTCAAAGACCCTCACAAACACAAGAACAAGTGCTGCGTGATGTGA